In a single window of the Polynucleobacter sp. MWH-UH24A genome:
- the gshA gene encoding glutamate--cysteine ligase produces the protein MVPHLITALSGPLLELESKVLEATPTIERWFRLEWQEHTPPFYCSVDLRNSGFKLSPVDTNLFPGGFNNLSPEMLPLAVQAAMAAIEKICPEAKNLLLIPERHTRNTFYLQNIACLSSILRQAGLNVRLGTLSEEIKKPTAIELPEGGKLVLEPLTRLGLRKTRLGLKDFDPCSILLNNDLSAGIPPILENVHEQYLLPGLHAGWPSRRKSNHFQAYEELAKKFAKLINIDPWMINPYYARCTGMDFHEQKGEEQLLAAVDQVLKKTAKKYREYGIKDKPYVVVKPDAGTYGMGVMVAHDPNDLKNLNRRDRNKMSVVKEGLEVNDVIVQEGVYTFEKVNEAVAEPVVYMIDRYVVGGFYRVHTDRGPDENLNAPGMHFVPLAFEQNAMPDMKAKPGSAAPNRFYMYGVVARLALLAASLELERTDPDAEAA, from the coding sequence ATGGTCCCGCATCTTATTACCGCCTTAAGTGGCCCCCTCTTAGAGCTCGAGTCGAAAGTTCTCGAAGCAACTCCAACGATTGAGCGCTGGTTTCGCTTGGAATGGCAGGAGCACACTCCACCGTTTTATTGCTCAGTGGATCTGCGTAACTCTGGCTTTAAGCTCTCTCCGGTTGATACCAATCTATTCCCAGGTGGGTTTAATAACCTGTCACCAGAAATGTTGCCCTTGGCCGTTCAGGCTGCGATGGCGGCGATCGAGAAAATTTGCCCAGAGGCTAAAAATTTATTATTGATCCCAGAGCGGCATACACGCAATACCTTTTATTTACAGAATATTGCCTGCCTATCATCAATTCTGCGGCAAGCTGGATTAAATGTCCGCTTGGGTACCTTATCGGAGGAGATTAAAAAGCCGACCGCCATTGAACTACCTGAGGGCGGAAAGTTAGTTTTAGAACCCCTTACACGATTAGGCTTACGTAAGACTCGTTTGGGCCTCAAAGATTTTGACCCTTGCTCAATTTTGCTAAACAATGATTTATCCGCTGGTATTCCACCAATACTCGAGAACGTCCATGAGCAATATTTATTACCAGGATTGCATGCGGGTTGGCCAAGTCGTCGCAAATCCAATCACTTTCAAGCCTATGAAGAGTTAGCAAAGAAATTTGCCAAACTAATCAATATTGATCCCTGGATGATCAATCCCTATTATGCCCGCTGCACGGGTATGGATTTTCATGAGCAAAAGGGTGAAGAGCAATTACTTGCCGCAGTTGATCAAGTGCTCAAAAAGACCGCTAAAAAATACCGCGAGTATGGAATTAAAGACAAACCTTATGTGGTCGTGAAGCCCGATGCTGGAACCTATGGAATGGGTGTGATGGTTGCGCATGACCCCAATGATCTAAAAAACTTAAATCGCCGTGACCGTAACAAGATGAGTGTTGTTAAGGAAGGTCTTGAGGTAAACGACGTGATTGTTCAAGAAGGTGTCTACACCTTTGAAAAGGTTAATGAGGCAGTGGCCGAACCCGTGGTTTATATGATTGATCGTTACGTAGTTGGTGGGTTTTATCGGGTTCATACCGATCGCGGGCCGGATGAGAATCTAAATGCACCCGGAATGCATTTTGTACCCCTTGCGTTTGAACAAAACGCCATGCCCGATATGAAAGCAAAACCAGGTAGTGCAGCGCCAAACCGTTTTTATATGTATGGCGTTGTTGCGCGCTTGGCCCTGCTCGCCGCATCGCTTGAGCTTGAGCGCACCGATCCGGATGCCGAGGCCGCTTAA
- the gshB gene encoding glutathione synthase, with protein MKFLFIADPLDSFKVEKDSTLAMMRAASAAGHAIWYTQSHDLLWGEGKARARCQAIELLDGEHWYALGSFEEHPLEYFSAVLMRQDPPFTVEYLTSTWILSAAVLQGARVFNSPDAVRNHSEKLSITEFPQFIPPSLVTRDIHAIRDFHQLHHDIVIKPLDGMGGMGVFRVGPDGLNLASIVETLGENGARTLMAQRYLPEITAGDKRVLLIGGEVMPYALARIPQGSEIRGNLAVGGKGLAMALTAREEEIANHLAPILAKRGLFLVGLDMIGGYLTEINVTSPTCFVEITQQTNLDIAQKWLTLLEKELI; from the coding sequence ATGAAATTTCTGTTTATTGCCGATCCCCTCGATTCATTCAAGGTCGAGAAAGATAGCACCTTGGCCATGATGCGCGCTGCATCGGCTGCAGGTCATGCGATTTGGTATACCCAAAGCCATGATTTGCTGTGGGGTGAAGGCAAAGCCAGAGCGCGTTGCCAAGCGATTGAACTTTTAGATGGTGAGCATTGGTATGCGTTAGGTTCCTTTGAGGAGCATCCGCTGGAATATTTTTCAGCGGTATTGATGCGCCAAGATCCACCTTTCACGGTGGAGTATTTGACGAGTACCTGGATCTTATCGGCTGCGGTCTTGCAAGGGGCGCGGGTATTTAATTCGCCAGATGCGGTTCGCAATCATTCTGAGAAACTCTCGATTACGGAGTTCCCACAATTTATTCCTCCAAGCTTGGTGACGCGTGATATTCATGCAATTCGTGATTTTCATCAGCTGCATCACGATATCGTGATTAAGCCGCTCGATGGTATGGGAGGCATGGGCGTATTTCGGGTCGGGCCCGATGGCCTCAATTTAGCAAGTATTGTTGAAACGCTGGGTGAGAATGGCGCACGCACATTAATGGCACAACGTTACTTACCCGAAATTACTGCCGGGGATAAGCGCGTTTTATTAATTGGTGGTGAAGTCATGCCCTATGCCTTAGCCCGTATTCCGCAGGGCTCGGAGATTCGTGGGAACTTAGCCGTTGGTGGAAAAGGTCTGGCGATGGCCCTGACAGCGCGCGAAGAGGAAATTGCAAATCATTTAGCCCCCATTTTGGCTAAGCGCGGTTTGTTCTTAGTTGGACTTGACATGATCGGCGGCTACTTAACCGAGATTAATGTGACTAGCCCAACCTGCTTTGTGGAAATTACTCAACAAACCAATTTGGATATTGCTCAAAAATGGCTTACATTGCTTGAAAAGGAGCTAATTTAA
- the gpmA gene encoding 2,3-diphosphoglycerate-dependent phosphoglycerate mutase: MKQLILVRHGQSAWNLENRFTGWADIDLTPTGVEQSQQAGQLLKAAGYDFDIAYTSVLKRAIRTLWNIQDAMDLMWVPVVHSWRLNERHYGALTGLNKAETAAKFGDEQVHIWRRSYAIAPPPLSPEQRSELAKDPRYTKLKHEDIPLGECLKDTVSRVLPLWNESIAPALKLGKRVILVAHGNSIRALMKHIDQVSDEAIMQVNVPNGNPLVYELDDELRPIQHFYLQAK; the protein is encoded by the coding sequence ATGAAACAACTCATCCTAGTCCGTCACGGACAATCCGCCTGGAATCTTGAAAATCGGTTTACTGGATGGGCCGATATTGATCTCACCCCAACCGGTGTCGAGCAATCCCAGCAAGCTGGTCAACTATTAAAGGCCGCTGGCTATGACTTTGATATTGCTTACACCTCGGTTTTGAAACGTGCCATCCGGACCCTCTGGAATATCCAAGACGCAATGGATTTGATGTGGGTGCCCGTGGTCCACAGCTGGCGATTAAATGAACGTCACTATGGTGCATTAACTGGACTTAATAAGGCAGAAACTGCAGCAAAATTTGGGGACGAACAGGTGCACATCTGGCGACGTTCTTATGCCATCGCCCCGCCGCCGCTAAGCCCTGAGCAGCGCTCTGAGCTGGCCAAGGATCCCCGCTACACCAAGCTAAAGCACGAGGATATTCCCCTCGGTGAGTGCCTTAAAGACACGGTGAGTCGGGTTCTACCTCTTTGGAATGAGTCGATCGCCCCAGCTCTAAAACTTGGAAAGCGGGTTATCTTAGTTGCCCATGGCAACAGCATCCGCGCCCTGATGAAGCATATTGATCAGGTATCCGATGAGGCAATCATGCAAGTCAACGTACCCAACGGCAATCCCCTCGTTTATGAACTGGATGACGAGCTTCGCCCAATACAACATTTCTATTTACAGGCAAAATAG
- a CDS encoding HPr family phosphocarrier protein, with the protein MPKVDIEIINKLGLHARASAKLSQLASEYPCEVYMSKNGRRINAKSIMGVMMLAAGIGSIVTIETVGEKEDDALQKICELIQDRFGEGE; encoded by the coding sequence ATGCCAAAAGTTGATATTGAAATTATTAATAAGCTTGGTCTGCATGCACGTGCCTCAGCAAAATTATCGCAACTCGCTAGTGAGTATCCGTGCGAGGTTTATATGAGTAAGAACGGCCGACGCATCAATGCCAAAAGTATTATGGGTGTGATGATGTTAGCTGCTGGTATCGGAAGCATCGTCACCATTGAGACCGTTGGCGAAAAAGAAGACGATGCCTTACAGAAAATTTGTGAATTGATTCAAGATCGATTTGGTGAGGGCGAATAG
- a CDS encoding rhodanese-like domain-containing protein has protein sequence MDFLAQTDNLVLAALIIISGTALFMPTLSTLISGKGLTPTDATIWINRRKASVIDLRAEEDFKLGHLPNAKNIALESLGSSLKTMKIDQKYPVVVIGRGPAHSQKAAKELRNLGYTEVGVLDGGIGAWQTSGLPLVKS, from the coding sequence ATGGACTTCTTAGCTCAAACTGACAACCTCGTATTGGCCGCCTTAATCATCATTTCGGGCACCGCTTTATTCATGCCAACATTATCAACCCTAATTAGTGGCAAGGGCTTAACTCCCACCGATGCCACCATTTGGATTAACCGTCGCAAAGCCAGTGTGATCGATTTGCGAGCCGAGGAGGATTTTAAATTAGGTCATTTACCAAATGCCAAAAATATCGCCCTGGAGAGTTTGGGCTCTAGTCTGAAAACAATGAAAATTGATCAAAAGTATCCCGTTGTGGTGATCGGTCGGGGTCCGGCTCATTCTCAGAAAGCAGCCAAAGAACTTCGCAATCTTGGCTATACCGAAGTGGGTGTTTTAGATGGCGGTATTGGCGCTTGGCAAACTTCTGGATTGCCACTTGTTAAATCGTAA
- a CDS encoding HesA/MoeB/ThiF family protein translates to MNDEQLLRYSRHLLLDEIDIAGQERLLNSHVLVIGAGGLGCACAPYLAAAGIGKITLIDHDHVDLTNLQRQIMHQMDSIGMSKVASGKRFLKNLNPTCQVQALEKKIDEPLLEEVIQNVDVVVDCTDNFLTRHLINRVCVNHKKVLVSGAALRFDGQVSVFDLRNSSSPCYACVFPPDPNYVETNCASMGVFAPLVGIIGTIAAAQTLQVIIGFGKPLLGRLLIWNARTTQVDEINLARHHACTVCGSGKP, encoded by the coding sequence ATGAATGACGAGCAGCTTCTTCGCTATTCGCGCCACCTACTGCTCGATGAAATTGATATTGCTGGCCAAGAACGCCTGCTAAATTCTCATGTTCTCGTTATAGGTGCTGGTGGTTTAGGCTGTGCGTGCGCGCCCTATCTAGCCGCAGCTGGGATTGGAAAAATTACTCTGATTGACCATGATCATGTTGATCTCACCAATCTTCAGCGACAGATCATGCATCAAATGGATAGTATTGGCATGAGTAAAGTAGCATCAGGTAAGCGTTTTCTGAAAAACTTAAATCCCACCTGTCAGGTTCAAGCGCTTGAAAAGAAGATTGATGAACCTTTACTTGAAGAGGTCATCCAAAATGTTGATGTAGTCGTTGACTGCACCGATAACTTTCTGACCCGACATTTAATTAATCGGGTGTGTGTAAACCATAAAAAAGTATTGGTCTCTGGAGCTGCATTACGCTTTGATGGTCAAGTGAGCGTATTTGATCTTCGTAATTCGAGCTCACCGTGCTATGCCTGCGTCTTTCCACCAGACCCAAATTATGTTGAAACCAACTGTGCCAGCATGGGAGTATTTGCACCTTTGGTGGGCATTATTGGAACTATTGCGGCGGCGCAAACTCTGCAAGTGATTATTGGTTTTGGAAAACCATTACTCGGACGTTTGTTGATCTGGAATGCCCGAACGACCCAGGTAGATGAAATTAATCTCGCACGCCATCATGCCTGTACCGTATGCGGATCAGGCAAACCTTAG
- a CDS encoding S41 family peptidase, with amino-acid sequence MRQLFRNIVLISIGLIAGIAATIQFSATAQQGTSTLPLDELRTLSNVFGQIKREYVEPIDDKQLLTDAVKGMVSSLDPHSAYLDKKDFAEMQEQTAGKFAGLGIEITSEDGLVKVLNPIEGSPAAKAGLQAGDLITRLDDKPVRGMSLDKAVRTMRGTPGTKITLTIFRKSEERTFPVTITRAEIKVQSIRAKVVDNNIAWVRITSFQERTIPDLAKKLAELAAKDPNLKGLVLDLRNNGGGLLQGAVGVAAAFLPPGAVIVSTKGQAPDSRQVFNAVPAMYKLNESNDPLDEVPPLFKKIPMVVLVNAYSASASEIVAGALQDYKRATILGKTTFGKGSVQTVRPLSSDSALKITTAYYYTPNGRSIQAFGIKPDIPVDQNKDGDPEDVLITREIDSEKHLRNKQSSEEALIKDREKRRLQELQLIEERNAKKTPEEREKEKNRRPPEFGSNDDFMLQQAIAFLNGQTVKRSASKLE; translated from the coding sequence ATGCGTCAGTTATTTAGAAATATCGTCCTCATTAGTATTGGTTTAATTGCCGGAATTGCGGCAACCATCCAGTTCTCTGCAACCGCGCAGCAGGGTACAAGCACTCTGCCGCTCGATGAATTGCGCACGCTCTCAAATGTTTTTGGGCAAATTAAGCGTGAGTATGTGGAGCCCATTGATGACAAGCAGCTGCTCACCGATGCCGTCAAGGGAATGGTCAGTAGCCTTGATCCGCATTCCGCCTATCTCGACAAAAAAGACTTTGCCGAAATGCAAGAACAAACCGCTGGTAAATTCGCTGGCCTAGGTATTGAGATCACCTCTGAGGATGGTTTAGTAAAAGTTCTTAATCCCATCGAGGGTTCACCGGCCGCTAAAGCCGGTCTTCAAGCTGGCGATCTGATTACCCGTCTTGACGATAAACCGGTGCGCGGCATGTCACTCGATAAAGCCGTTCGTACCATGCGCGGTACACCAGGCACCAAAATTACTTTAACAATTTTCAGAAAAAGTGAAGAGCGTACTTTTCCGGTCACCATCACTCGCGCTGAAATTAAAGTGCAATCGATTCGAGCAAAAGTTGTCGATAACAATATTGCATGGGTCCGGATCACTAGCTTTCAAGAACGTACCATTCCCGATCTTGCAAAAAAATTAGCAGAGCTTGCCGCTAAAGATCCGAACTTAAAAGGCCTGGTATTGGATTTACGCAATAACGGTGGTGGCCTACTCCAAGGTGCGGTTGGAGTAGCGGCAGCTTTCTTGCCTCCAGGTGCTGTGATTGTGTCGACCAAAGGTCAGGCTCCTGACTCACGGCAGGTATTTAATGCGGTTCCTGCGATGTATAAACTGAACGAATCAAATGATCCCCTTGATGAGGTTCCGCCTCTCTTTAAGAAAATCCCAATGGTAGTGCTCGTCAATGCATATTCGGCATCCGCTTCTGAGATCGTTGCAGGTGCTTTACAAGATTACAAGCGGGCCACCATTCTTGGAAAAACTACATTTGGTAAGGGTTCGGTTCAAACCGTTCGGCCACTCAGTAGCGACTCTGCACTCAAAATCACCACTGCTTATTACTACACGCCCAATGGTCGCTCAATTCAAGCATTTGGAATTAAACCCGATATTCCAGTTGATCAGAATAAAGATGGCGACCCCGAAGATGTATTGATTACCCGAGAAATTGACAGTGAGAAGCACCTACGCAACAAACAATCGTCTGAAGAGGCTTTAATCAAAGATCGTGAGAAGCGTCGCCTCCAAGAGTTGCAACTCATTGAAGAGCGTAACGCGAAGAAGACTCCTGAAGAGCGTGAGAAAGAAAAAAATCGTCGTCCACCTGAGTTTGGCAGTAATGATGACTTCATGTTGCAACAAGCGATTGCCTTCCTAAACGGTCAAACGGTCAAACGCTCGGCTTCTAAACTCGAGTAA
- a CDS encoding PTS sugar transporter subunit IIA — protein MPGILIVAHTPIAGSMLGFVEHTYGKAPVRMAAVDIPPYEDTKVSFDRVYEAATQVQSEYGILVLTDVMGATPANVATRLARSGLFQCKVIVLAGVNLPMLMRAISYRGTGVESVALKAMQGGQNGIIRLGAPSSMTETELILNQNAGTSDAKS, from the coding sequence GTGCCAGGAATCCTAATTGTTGCCCACACACCGATTGCAGGATCCATGCTTGGCTTTGTTGAGCATACCTATGGCAAGGCGCCGGTTCGTATGGCTGCAGTTGATATTCCTCCGTATGAGGATACGAAAGTCAGCTTTGATCGTGTTTATGAAGCGGCAACCCAGGTCCAAAGTGAATATGGAATATTGGTATTAACGGACGTCATGGGTGCCACGCCGGCAAACGTTGCTACTCGGCTTGCAAGGTCAGGCCTTTTCCAGTGCAAGGTGATTGTTCTAGCCGGTGTGAATTTGCCAATGCTGATGCGGGCAATTTCTTATCGGGGTACCGGGGTTGAATCGGTTGCCCTAAAAGCAATGCAAGGGGGTCAAAACGGCATTATTCGGTTAGGGGCGCCCTCTTCGATGACAGAGACTGAGCTTATCTTGAATCAGAATGCAGGAACGAGTGATGCCAAAAGTTGA
- the ptsP gene encoding phosphoenolpyruvate--protein phosphotransferase: MTFALHGIAVSKGIAIGKAVLISRAALEVSHYLIEPGTEEAEAKKLLEAFDCVRQELNTLKAALPKDAPQEMAAFLDVHQLILSDPTLAEKPLALIREKRLNAAWALTTELNDLLEQFAEMDDPYLKERGNDIRQVAERVLKALQSNNRQTVIGGEGLITGHFDDDAIVVAHDIAPHDMLRFKENALGGFVTDLGGKTSHTAIVARSLEIPAVVGIRHASDMIEHGDWIVIDGDRGIVVVAPDEMLLSQYRSLQAEQRIESEKLQELKYSPTRTKDGVEIELFANIELPEDAKHALDLGAVGIGLFRSEFLFMNQEHGLPDEEKQYQEYTRAVEAMFGLPVNIRTIDIGSDKAVVGTETGTTGTSPLGLRAIRWSLSEPEIFLTQLRAILRASAHGQVRLLLPMLAHAQEIHESLRLIDKAKQQLQERGQAFNPDIQVGAMIEIPAAALMMPLFVKHFDYLSIGTNDLIQYTLAIDRADHAVAHLYDPLNPAVLNLIAGIIREANRANVPIAVCGEMAGDPALTKLLLAMGLTDFSMHFSQLLLVKREIMQADTRKLKMHIHELLAAYEPVEQGVLFNRLNSIH; encoded by the coding sequence ATGACCTTTGCTCTTCATGGGATTGCAGTCTCCAAAGGCATTGCGATTGGCAAAGCTGTATTAATTTCCAGAGCTGCTCTTGAAGTTAGTCATTACCTCATTGAGCCCGGAACTGAAGAGGCGGAAGCTAAAAAATTACTCGAAGCATTTGATTGCGTCCGCCAAGAGCTCAATACTCTGAAAGCGGCTTTGCCTAAAGATGCTCCACAGGAGATGGCAGCATTTTTAGATGTTCATCAACTAATCCTATCGGATCCCACCTTAGCCGAAAAGCCTTTAGCCCTAATTCGGGAAAAACGGCTAAACGCTGCTTGGGCGTTGACGACGGAGCTCAATGATTTGCTTGAGCAATTTGCTGAAATGGATGATCCGTATTTAAAGGAACGGGGTAATGATATTCGGCAGGTCGCTGAGCGTGTTTTGAAGGCCTTACAGTCAAATAACCGTCAGACTGTCATTGGTGGTGAGGGCCTAATTACTGGACACTTTGATGATGACGCGATCGTGGTGGCGCATGATATTGCACCTCATGACATGTTGCGTTTTAAAGAGAACGCATTAGGTGGATTTGTGACTGATTTGGGTGGCAAGACTTCACATACCGCCATTGTGGCTCGCAGCCTAGAAATACCTGCAGTTGTTGGTATTCGGCACGCGAGCGACATGATTGAGCACGGCGATTGGATTGTGATTGATGGCGACCGCGGGATTGTGGTGGTTGCTCCAGACGAAATGCTCTTAAGTCAATATCGGAGTCTTCAGGCTGAGCAACGCATCGAGTCAGAAAAGTTGCAAGAGCTCAAGTACAGCCCAACCCGCACTAAAGATGGTGTTGAGATCGAGTTATTTGCCAATATTGAATTACCAGAGGATGCAAAGCATGCCCTAGATTTAGGAGCAGTCGGTATTGGCCTATTTCGGTCAGAGTTCTTGTTTATGAACCAAGAACACGGTCTTCCAGATGAAGAGAAGCAATATCAGGAATACACGCGTGCCGTTGAGGCAATGTTTGGCTTACCAGTGAATATTCGTACGATTGACATTGGTTCTGATAAAGCGGTAGTGGGAACAGAGACCGGAACCACTGGAACCTCCCCACTTGGATTGCGGGCCATCCGTTGGTCTTTATCTGAGCCAGAGATTTTTTTAACCCAATTACGCGCAATCTTGCGTGCATCGGCTCATGGTCAGGTTCGACTGTTATTGCCGATGTTAGCTCATGCTCAAGAGATTCATGAAAGTTTGCGACTCATTGATAAGGCAAAGCAGCAATTGCAGGAGCGAGGTCAGGCATTTAACCCAGATATTCAGGTGGGGGCAATGATTGAAATACCTGCAGCTGCCTTAATGATGCCGCTTTTTGTAAAACACTTTGATTACCTTTCAATTGGTACGAACGATCTGATCCAGTACACCTTGGCAATTGATCGCGCCGATCACGCTGTAGCTCACTTGTATGACCCATTAAATCCAGCGGTGCTGAACTTAATTGCGGGGATTATCCGTGAAGCAAATCGAGCTAATGTACCCATTGCAGTATGCGGTGAGATGGCTGGCGACCCTGCTTTGACAAAGCTATTGCTGGCGATGGGTCTGACCGATTTCTCAATGCACTTTAGTCAGCTTTTACTGGTTAAGCGTGAGATTATGCAAGCCGATACTCGCAAGTTAAAGATGCATATTCATGAGCTATTAGCGGCTTACGAGCCAGTTGAGCAAGGCGTTCTATTTAATCGCCTGAACTCAATTCACTAA